In the Candidatus Methylomirabilota bacterium genome, CAACGACGCCGCCCTCGAAGTCTTCACGCGCCGCCTGGGCTGCGCGCTGGAGAGCACACAGACCGACCTCGAGGTGCACGTCGCCATCGAGAGCTTCACCTCGGACAAGTACGGGGTGGTCTATCACACGCGCCCGCCCGCGCCGGCCGGGGGGCTGCGGGTGGCCTTCGTCACCGTCGGCGACTCGGAGCTGGAATTCCTGCAGGAGTTCGACCCGCGAACGGGCGCCCGCGCGGCCCGCGGCGCACCGGGCACGACGCGGCAGGATCAGGGGGCCATCGGCCGCTTCATCGCCAAGCGCGGCCCCGGGCTCCATCATCTGGCGCTCAAGGTCACCGACATCGACGGCGCGCTGGAGGCGCTGGCGCGGGCGGGGCGGGCGCTGATCGACCCCGTGGGCCGCCCGGGGTCCCGCCGCGCCCTGATCGGCTTCATCCATCCCGAGAGCTTCCACGGCGTGCTCGTCCACCTCGTCCAGCGCGACGGGGGCTGTGCGGACTACGCTCGGGTAGCGCCATCGGGCTCGCTCTGAGGACACGGAAGCCGCCGGCTACGGCGACGACTTGGCGGCCCCATGGCCTGCCTGCTATACGGAGCGGGTCTGCGGGTGCTCGAGTGCTGCCGGCTCCGTGTCCAAGACGTTGACTTCGCCGCCAACCAGATCGCCGTCCGCGGCGGCAAGGGCGACAAGGACCGGGTGACCATGCTCCCGGCCATGGTGAAGCCCGATCTCCTCTGGCACCTCGAGGAGATCCGGGCGCAGCATGACCGCGATTTGGTTCTGGG is a window encoding:
- a CDS encoding VOC family protein, whose translation is MIGKSLTYVALIVNDVEAAAAGLQRDFDLTRVDCRVGRGERRAPVLPIGASALALFAPGDPFVGGATATGVHHVALGVEDLRAAAGAASVAGIALGEATASDGLGGGRRLLLAPEATAGVRTYLSEPLALDRGGGGPVERIDHLGVASADNDAALEVFTRRLGCALESTQTDLEVHVAIESFTSDKYGVVYHTRPPAPAGGLRVAFVTVGDSELEFLQEFDPRTGARAARGAPGTTRQDQGAIGRFIAKRGPGLHHLALKVTDIDGALEALARAGRALIDPVGRPGSRRALIGFIHPESFHGVLVHLVQRDGGCADYARVAPSGSL